The genomic DNA ACAAACGGAAAAACCagacaactgtatattatccgtgtTGTCGTTCAGCAACCACTCTGTAAAatacaagatattacagtttttaatgtcccgttggtaggatagtctcgaaccgagctcatccagtttattctccagtgattgcacattggccaatagaaTGATGGTAGAAGCGGGTTACCCACTCACTgacgaattctcacaaggcaccctgacctGAGGCCCCTGTATTTACTTattttcttcatgcgaatgatGAGGATTTGGCCTTTGTCCGGGAGCAACATTATATCCTTTgggtcagactcattaaagaaaaaatatttgtcccgttcgaggtgagtaatcgctctTCTgctatccagaagctctttttggtcataagagacagtagcataAACATGATGTACAAAATAAGCTACAAACAACAcggaaaaacacacaaaatagcacaattgctTAGTAGGCCATAAAACGGCATCCATCCCCTCCAGTGCCATtcttccaacctcatagtgtggatatatatatatatttaacacagtcatgtttttgactgcactgggcctttaaatatGGATGACGCTAACTTAATATGTATTGGTGCTGAGGCTGCAGGTCTACCAAGAACCAAGCGCAGGGaacaggaggggtgatggtgaCGTCACGGGTGAGGgacgggaagggagagagggggaaggaaaagGGACGGAGGATAAAGAAGGGAGATGACTGCATCTAaggaaaaaacaaacacatttctcTCATCCAACGTAAATATTCTAAATCATAAATATGATTGACTTGTTTACCAACAGAGAATACTGAAATAAATGACAGAGAAACGGTGATAAGGTAATTTCTTTAACGTTTCAATTTGCACGCTCTGCCCTGTCTAAGACCATGTGTTAATTCGATTGTATAATCTTCACCTTGACTCGAGAACAAAAATGCTTTCAAGTCAACGAGCATAACGTCGATGACAATTGGAAAATAAATGATGACAAACCAGACCTATCAAGCCGTAGTCACATGCCAAGCATGTTTAAGGACGTGTGTTTCACAAATAAATAATGTGTAGCCTTGCATGTTAAAACGTATTATTTGAGACGATTTGTGCCAATGGCTTTTTCTAGCTCCTACGCATCCGATTAGCTTGTAACGTGGGCAAAATACACCCATGAAAAATCTAAACGGAAAAAGCCACGGTGAGAGACGATGATGCATACCACACTGCTGTACTAGAGCACATGGGTTTTGTGCACATCACCATCAACATGCACATTTGTTGCAGTGCGTCTTGCCCATGAGGAGTATAGTGCCATCATAGGCTGGCAGTGGCCTTACCGCCGGTTACCTTGGTGTctactattcctctcctgttttacaGTACTAGCCATATGAGCAGATGTTACCTTGAGTGTCCTCTAAAAGTAGCTTGCCAAGCTACTAATACTTTATGGATGTAATTACTGCAATTCTGTTATTGATTTGCCTCCTTACATCTTTACAGTAAAGTCTTCCTCCTCATACAATGGTACATTTATCTTTTGAACTTTAATGTGATTGCATTTTGATCTATGAATGAGAATCTCCTAGTGTGTCCAGAGTAAACTGGGCCCAGCAGAATGATGTCATCTCCAGGAATGGGCACCCCCAGTGACCCCCTGTTGGCCAGCCCAGGAGGGAGGTCATCAGAGAGGTCATTGGGTGCCACAAATGATGGCCTCTGGAGGAGCTCCATGCCCAAGACTGTCAGCTTCCCATCGTCTACCACACGCCTCCTGAGTCACCGTGCCAACAACTTCCAGAGACACCCGAAGCGGCGGAAGCTTATAAGACCATCCCCACCCCCCCCGCCCAACACCCCCTGCCCCCTAGATCAGCTGGACCTCAGTGAGATGCCCCCTCGCCGCACCTTCCCTGAGCTGCTCTTCAACGGCTGTGTCCTGTTTGGCATTGAGTTCAGCTACGCCATGGAGACGGCCTATGTCACCCCTGTCCTGCTACAGATGGGTCTGCCCGAAGAGTTCTACAGCCTGGTGTGGTTCATCAGTCCTATATTGGGTAATGAAGTGGCAGGGAGAGATTAAGTAGATACAGAAAGTCCTGTTTGATTAGATAAAGATAATGCATAACTGTGCTTTGAATAGTAGTTAGATTATATTGCTGTTCCCATCAGCATTGCCCATTTGAGTGCCACTAAATCCTTCTAATTTCTCCTCATGGTTTTTAGGATTCCTGGTCCAGCCTCTCCTAGGAGCTTGGAGTGATCGTTGTACATCCCGCTTTGGCCGTCGGAGACCGTTTATTTTAGCCTTGGCTATTGGTAAGGAATATTCTGTCTTGCAAGGCTCTCCCTCCTCTGGTGAAACTCTGTTCCTGTTTTTAACTAATATTGTAGTCCTGAAGTGGAGTTCTCTGTTTTAACTTTATAGGAGCTCTGCTTGGTTTGACAATGGTGCTGAATGGGCGAGACATTGGAGCTGCGGTGGCAGACACAGCAACCAATCACAAGTGGGGCATCATACTAactatttgtggagtggttcTGATGGACTTCTGTGCGGACTCGGCAGATAATCCCAGCCACGCCTACATGATGGACGTGTGCCTGCCAGAGGACCAGGACCGTGGCCTCAATATTCACGCACTGCTGGCAGGTTAGAGAGCACTGTATGCACTAACTACTGGTTACTAGAACGCTATACACTACTGGCTGGCTATAACACTCACCACTGGTAGGTGAGACAGTAAAATGTACATATAAAACACTTCTGACAATGTAGAGTTAAACATAACATATAAAATAAGTTTAAGATGTGATAGTGATAGCATAATCAATGTCACTGATATGATGACCAGTTCTATGATGATTATGTCCCACACACTCTATGCAGGCCTGGGTGGTGGATTCGGGTACATCGTGGGTGGAATTAACTGGGACCACACTGAGTTTGGGAGGTCAATGGGAGGTCAACTTCGAGTCATCTACATGTTCACCAGTGTCACATTAGTCATTGCCACGTGCATGACCCTCAACAGCATCCCCGAGCGGCCCCTGCCAAAGACACAGCCTCAGAAGAACTCTAAAAACTCTCTAAAGAGCCCCAtcctccctctgcctccttctccccccGTCCCTCCGGGGGCAAGCCTGGgattggaggaggaagaggcagaggagaggcttTATAGCTACCAGTTCTCTGAACCCTGCCCCTCAAACCCTAACCCCATGGCACACTCCTGTAGTGCCAATGCACGCCTCTGTGCCGGCCTCACCAGCCCCATCTCCCCCCTCAGCCCCCTTACTCCTAAATATGGCAGCTTTATCAGTCGGGATAACTCTCTCACTGGCATCAATGAGTTCGCCTCATCCCTGGGAACCTCCTATATAGACAGTGTGCTCATCGACTGCTACACCGGACAGCCATCTCCACAGCCCCTTGACCAGGACACTGCAGCCC from Oncorhynchus clarkii lewisi isolate Uvic-CL-2024 chromosome 7, UVic_Ocla_1.0, whole genome shotgun sequence includes the following:
- the LOC139413327 gene encoding proton-associated sugar transporter A isoform X1, which encodes MMSSPGMGTPSDPLLASPGGRSSERSLGATNDGLWRSSMPKTVSFPSSTTRLLSHRANNFQRHPKRRKLIRPSPPPPPNTPCPLDQLDLSEMPPRRTFPELLFNGCVLFGIEFSYAMETAYVTPVLLQMGLPEEFYSLVWFISPILGFLVQPLLGAWSDRCTSRFGRRRPFILALAIGALLGLTMVLNGRDIGAAVADTATNHKWGIILTICGVVLMDFCADSADNPSHAYMMDVCLPEDQDRGLNIHALLAGLGGGFGYIVGGINWDHTEFGRSMGGQLRVIYMFTSVTLVIATCMTLNSIPERPLPKTQPQKNSKNSLKSPILPLPPSPPVPPGASLGLEEEEAEERLYSYQFSEPCPSNPNPMAHSCSANARLCAGLTSPISPLSPLTPKYGSFISRDNSLTGINEFASSLGTSYIDSVLIDCYTGQPSPQPLDQDTAARPLPTGDTPPPQGSQPGTGSQSGALTVAGTAALAGAGSQAGAQAGEAQMEAGSHRGSSAGILKRPQSLALVEEPMVIQSEGLENGRRRTVTFSQQVANILLNGVRYESDLSENVETADSQMSMRLLCIAIYRMPPSLRSLCTNHFLGWLSFEGMLLFYTDFMGEVVFEGDPRAPHDSEAYQRYNAGVSMGCWGMCIYAFSAAFYSAILEKLEERFSLRSLYFFAYLAFGLGTGLATLSTNLYVVLSLCVTYGVLFSSLCTLPYSLLCEYYQSPQFCGSSEEGTRRGMGVDISLLSCQYFLAQIIVSVAMGPLTSLVGGAQGVMYFSSAMSFVGCLYSSLCVVYHLPPPEGEPSESEAQPLLVHI
- the LOC139413327 gene encoding proton-associated sugar transporter A isoform X2 yields the protein MMSSPGMGTPSDPLLASPGGRSSERSLGATNDGLWRSSMPKTVSFPSSTTRLLSHRANNFQRHPKRRKLIRPSPPPPPNTPCPLDQLDLSEMPPRRTFPELLFNGCVLFGIEFSYAMETAYVTPVLLQMGLPEEFYSLVWFISPILGFLVQPLLGAWSDRCTSRFGRRRPFILALAIGALLGLTMVLNGRDIGAAVADTATNHKWGIILTICGVVLMDFCADSADNPSHAYMMDVCLPEDQDRGLNIHALLAGLGGGFGYIVGGINWDHTEFGRSMGGQLRVIYMFTSVTLVIATCMTLNSIPERPLPKTQPQKNSKNSLKSPILPLPPSPPVPPGASLGLEEEEAEERLYSYQFSEPCPSNPNPMAHSCSANARLCAGLTSPISPLSPLTPKYGSFISRDNSLTGINEFASSLGTSYIDSVLIDCYTGQPSPQPLDQDTAARPLPTGDTPPPQGSQPGTGSQSGALTVAGTAALAGAGSQAGAQAGEAQMEAGSHRGSSAGILKRPQSLALVEEPMVIQSEGLENGRRRTVTFSQQVANILLNGVRYESDLSENVETADSQMSMRLLCIAIYRMPPSLRSLCTNHFLGWLSFEGMLLFYTDFMGEVVFEGDPRAPHDSEAYQRYNAGVSMGCWGMCIYAFSAAFYSAILEKLEERFSLRSLYFFAYLAFGLGTGLATLSTNLYVVLSLCVTYGVLFSSLCTLPYSLLCEYYQSPQFCGSSEEGTRRGMGVDISLLSCQYFLAQIIVSVAMGPLTSLVGGAQGVMYFSSAMSFVGCLYSSLCVVYHLPPPEGEPSERREVETGV
- the LOC139413327 gene encoding proton-associated sugar transporter A isoform X3, which gives rise to MMSSPGMGTPSDPLLASPGGRSSERSLGATNDGLWRSSMPKTVSFPSSTTRLLSHRANNFQRHPKRRKLIRPSPPPPPNTPCPLDQLDLSEMPPRRTFPELLFNGCVLFGIEFSYAMETAYVTPVLLQMGLPEEFYSLVWFISPILGFLVQPLLGAWSDRCTSRFGRRRPFILALAIGALLGLTMVLNGRDIGAAVADTATNHKWGIILTICGVVLMDFCADSADNPSHAYMMDVCLPEDQDRGLNIHALLAGLGGGFGYIVGGINWDHTEFGRSMGGQLRVIYMFTSVTLVIATCMTLNSIPERPLPKTQPQKNSKNSLKSPILPLPPSPPVPPGASLGLEEEEAEERLYSYQFSEPCPSNPNPMAHSCSANARLCAGLTSPISPLSPLTPKYGSFISRDNSLTGINEFASSLGTSYIDSVLIDCYTGQPSPQPLDQDTAARPLPTGDTPPPQGSQPGTGSQSGALTVAGTAALAGAGSQAGAQAGEAQMEAGSHRGSSAGILKRPQSLALVEEPMVIQSEGLENGRRRTVTFSQQVANILLNGVRYESDLSENVETADSQMSMRLLCIAIYRMPPSLRSLCTNHFLGWLSFEGMLLFYTDFMGEVVFEGDPRAPHDSEAYQRYNAGVSMGCWGMCIYAFSAAFYSAILEKLEERFSLRSLYFFAYLAFGLGTGLATLSTNLYVVLSLCVTYGVLFSSLCTLPYSLLCEYYQSPQFCGSSEEGTRRGMGVDISLLSCQYFLAQIIVSVAMGPLTSLVGGAQGVMYFSSAMSFVGCLYSSLCVVYHLPPPEGREVETGV